A window of Zalophus californianus isolate mZalCal1 chromosome 12, mZalCal1.pri.v2, whole genome shotgun sequence genomic DNA:
ttctgtgaatctaaaactattgtaaaattaaaagtttatttaaaaaaaaaaaagagaaagaaaaccttacAAGGCTATTTTTGGGATTAAATGAAATGCCTAGTATGTTGAAATACTCACAGACTAACTGAATGTGAGGCTGAAACCATCAAGTCTAATGCTTAGCACATggttggcttgtttttttttttttaaagattttatttatttatttgagagagagagaatgagagatagggagcaggagagggaagagggtcagagggagaagcagactccccgctgagcagggagcccgatgtgggactcgatcccgggactccaggatcatgacctgagccgaaggcagtcgcttaaccgactgagccacccaggcgccctcatggtTGGCTTGTATTAAAGAttagtttctttccttccttccatgatAATCTGCAGTATTCCAAGGACTTTTGATTGGAATAAAGAAGGAACATTAGACGTGAATTTCAGGGTGTTGAATCTTACAGCAGATAAGATAGGCCTTGTGTTCTAATTGGAGTAAATTAACATTCTTTAAATATCAGAATTGGTATTCTAggagaaataattctttttttttttcttttaaagattttatttatttgagagagagagtgcaagcagagggaggggcagagggagagggagaagcagactccctgctgagcaaggagcccgatgcgggacttgatcccaggacgccgggatcatgacctgagccaaaggcaggcacttaactgactgagccacaggcaCCCCTAAGAGAAATAATTCTTAATCAGGAAGAAACAAGTTAGATAGGGGTGTTTATATGattgcagctttatttttttagaaaaaagtttatttatttattagagagagaacaagcaaagggaggggcagagggagagggacaagcagactccatgctgagcagggagcccgattcgggacttgatcccaggagcccgggatcatgacctgagccaaaggcagatgcttaactgactgaaccacccaggcgcccatgatcgCAGCTTTAAAACGTATTGGTACCTGGTACTTAGGAACATGTGCTGGGGCATTTCAGTTGGTACCTTGTACTTAGGAACATGTGCTGGgtcaaaaaagaattcttgaccACATGCTGGCCAGTGTATTTGGTGTGGTGATGAAGTAAGTAAAAGGACGTTTAGGATGCCGGAGTTGTCTCTGAAAGGCCAGGACTAGCGGTGTGACATCTGGCAGTTCACATCCCTCAGCTCTTGTACTTAAAGAGTAATAGGAAGGTAATCATAAACAGTTCAATGGAAACTTGAAATACAATAACCCAGAAACTCAATTAAAACCTTCATGAGCTCCTAAAATCTCAAGACTCTGCCTTGGTTGGGTTTTTGAAGATGGGCACACAGGGCAGAGCTTCTGGGCAGATGACAAGAAGGGCAGCTACCTGAAAGAGGACGAAGACACGTAGCAGTGTGGAATTTGGGGGGCCTTGTCTTCTAAGCCGCGGCATGTGGTGTCTCTTctgtctttagaaaaaaagaagctattCGGCCTTCTGCTATCTGATTTCTAGGCAGGAAAATTAGGGCTGATTACCAGTGCTTCTCCCCTTGGATCTCACATGTCTCCATTTGCCCTCTGCAGAAGAGTTGCAGCAACTGCGGGAACGCTGCCGCTTCCTGAACGAGGAGTACCAGGCCCTGCGGGAGAGTAACAGCAGCCTCACAGGGCAGCTTGCGGATCTGGAGAGTGAGAGGTACAGCTAGCAGGCTAGGGGGCTCTGCGGGGCTCTGCTTTGGGCTTTTCTCTTGAGTAGAATCAGTGAAGGCAGATGCAGGCTAATGAATGTCCCTCTGCTCTTAGACAGCTGGTCCTTCAAAGAGTATGGATGCCGCCTAGATGCAGGCATGGAGATCCAGTGTCTCAGGACTGGATTCTAAAAATTTAGTTttcgaggcgcctgggtggctcagtcggttaagcgactgccttcggctcaggtcatgatcccagggtcctgggatcgagccccgcatcgggctccctgctccgtggggagcctgcttctccctcgcccactccctgtgcttgtgttcctgctgtcgctatctctctctctgtcaaataaataaataaaatcttaaaaaaataaataaataaataaaataaaaaaataaaaatttagttttcttcCATTCTAGGGACTGGGGTCTGGTTCGCTCTGCCCTAGAGTTGATCAGAAGTGATTCCTTTGTTGTCTACACAGAATGGATTCAGTCTAATGGTGTAGGGCCTCCAGATTAGAGCTGGCTTGACATAAGGCCCAGCCTTGAGCCCAACTAGAGTAGCACGCTTCCGGTCTCCCAGAGCCAAACATGCCTTGATTGAGGTGCTGGGACTTTTTCTTCACCTTCTCAGCATGTTTATTTAGGAGATAAACTACAATAGAAGGCTCTTTACCATCTTGGCCTAAAATAAAGACATCAGGACCAAGCACACTTAGCAGGTGATGCCAGGCAGAGCACCTACCCAAACATGGCTCTGGGGTTCTGGATCACAGGACACGAAGAGCAACAGAAAAGTGGCTGGAGTCCCAAATGCTGAAGGATATGATGTCATCAGAGTCTCAGACTTCAGAAATGGATTTTCTAGAACCTGATCCTGAAACCCAGTTGTTGCGACAACAGCTTCTAGGGGCTGAAGAGCAGATGCATGACATGCAGAACAAGGTAGGGGAAGGCAGGCACCTTCGTTGTCTATCTTTTACCCTCTCCTGGCCCGTGGTAGAAACATCTCCTTAGACACAGGGCCGACAAAGAGGGCATGCACTATGGCAGGAGGTAGTACTCTGGGGTCTCACTTGCTTGCCTGGTGTAAATATTCCAATAAAAGGAATGTCATCTTCTTTCCAAGCCtatccccaccccccgcccccaccaagcCTATTCTCGAAGTGCGTGTGGCACCTATCTTCAATCGGCCTTTCTGTTCCATCTCTTGCACAGTGTAAGGAGTTGTGTTGTGAGTTGCAAGAACTACAGCATCATCGTCAGACcagtgaggaggagcagaggcgGCTGCAGAGGGAGCTCAAGTGTGCACAGAATGAGGTGCTTCGGTTTCAGACTTCCCACAATGTCACCCAGGTAAACACTGCCAGGGGAAGGGCATTTGGGGAGGGCAGACGGGCCTCCATGGAGTTGCTGCATCGGGGAAGGATGAACGCAGAGCAAGGTTGTGCTCTGCTGACTCTTGCCCTGCGACCAAGGGTACAGTCTACTGGAGACCAGTTGGAGAAGTCACGTAGCATTGCATTCTAGAGATGGTAGTCATTACTGAGTGTCTGCCTCAGAGAAGAAACCCAACCGTAGACCTGTGGGAGCTCCTCAAGATGTCTACGTCTGGAAAGGACCCAAACTGGTCTGTAGAGGGGTCTGCTGTTTCTTGAGAGTAACCGTTCTACCCACATCCTCCCACCACAGAACGAGGAGCTGAAGACCAGACTCTGTGCCCTGCAGCAAAAGTATGATGCTAGCCAGGATGAGCAGAATGAGCTCTTGAAGGTGCAACTACAACTTCAGTCTGAGCTCCGGCAGCTCAAAGTCTTGAAATCCACAGTCGTAGAAAGCCCAAATGAGAAGGTAACAACAAAAGGAGGTGAGGGGCAACTGAGGTGCTAAGAGGTTTTGGGGAAGGTGGCCTGGAGCGGAGTTAAACTAAGGGCGGCTGCCAGCCATGCAGCACCTCTGGTAGGGGCCTCCGGCCACCCCCGGGCACCGTGCCGGACGAGACGACAGCCGGtcagtgaggggcagggagaaggcaggcctTAGACTGTCCGTGCCCAAGAGTGACTCAGGCAGAAGAGCGAGCGGGTTGATGCCCCCAGAGGTACTGCCCACAGCCCCCTCCACCGCAGGAGTTACTGTGCCGGCTACAGAAGCTGCAGCTCCAGTACCAGCACATCACGTGCGAGAAGGATAAGCTGCTGGAAGTGCAGCAACAGCTATGCGGGGACCTGCGGTACCATGAGGCGGAGGTGCAGCGCCTCAAGGACATCGTGGCCTCCTTCCAGGAGAGCAGTGAGAAGGTAAAAGAAGCTCCAGGTGAGGGAGATGTAGCCAGATGGAATCTTCTGTGAGAGCAATAGTACCAAGGAGGAGGGAGCATCGTAGGAGTTTTTTGGTACAGTCCTTGGTGTGGGGTATAAAGAGGTGCCTAGTAGAAAGGTGATCTCAGAGAGTCATGACACTCTCAGcttcctttgatttttaataaaaaaatcagccTATAAAAAGGTAgctctctttcttccccacctACCCAAAAAGGAAGCCCCAGAAGGTCCCTGTGTAGAGCCTTTTTAGGGTCCATCTCAGGTCACCCCCAGTGGGATGAAATTGGGACTGGAAAGGACTGAGTAGGATCCCTTAGTCCCTGTCTGAGAGGAGAGAGTGCAGCTGCAGGGGCTTCTGGGATGATGGCGGGGCCTGCCTCCCCTACCCCAGAACGCAGAGATGCACGCCCAGCTTCAGGAGATGAAGCGGCTGTACCAGACCAGCAAGGAAGAGCTGGAGCGGCGGAAGTACATGTATGATCAGCTCGAGCAGGACCTCCTGCTTTGCCAGCAGGAGCTGAAGGAGCTCAAGACCACCAAGCCCATcccagaggaaaaggggaagtgTGCTAATAAGGTAATTGTACTTAAGAGAGGTGAGATCTCCTGGGTGCTTCCTCTGGAGAGAGGAGTTGTAAGGGCAAAAGGTGAAGTCATCCAACTGAGGGGCTTGATGAGCTTCCTTTACGGTCACAGCTGAGTGTGCGAAtcaggaaacagaagcagagtCCCACGCTGTTAACTTTTAAACAGTTTGCCTTGATCTTGACTTTGAGCCCAAGCCACAGCCTAGTAGGATCAGTACAGCTGGATCCTGTCTGAACATCAGAGGGTTTTGCACTTGATCCATGTGTGTAGACATTTATACTTTGTTATTAGAACTGTAGTGATACCTTGTCATTTGTGGAGAAGAACATACACAAAAGTCCACATATACAGCTTTTCTCATTAGACCTAAAAAGAAAAGGTCCAGTTTTCTCAGGCAGATTGCAGATGCTCTTGTCAGATGACGTGGTCTTGTGCCTAGAGTGCTGATTGGCTATTAGAAGGACCTAGGTTCTTCCAGGGTTTACTCTGTGACTTCAGAAGAGTGACATTCTCTAAGCTCGAGTTTTACCCTCTTTAAATTGaacagaatattattcttttCTCACTTGCTTGTAGTAATAAATCCTAGTAGTGATAAGTAAGGCcttccttattcattttctttttttccatagtgTGTAAAAAGTCATTATCAGTTACCCTGTGTTGAGCACTTTCAGCTCCTGATCACTGATAGGAAATGGAAGGTGTTGAAACATGGTGGAGAAAAGGCACGGGATTCTCAAAAGATGGTGGAGCCAGTCACCTTCTGCCCAAATCCTCAGTGACTCCTACCACAGCCAGCAGCAGGCTGTGTCCCTGGGAAAAGGCCTTCTGAAGACCCAGAATGGGGAGGTTATTTGGACCACTCCCAATAGTCCACCTGCCTTTCTACACCCAGGCTCACATTTCCTTCTTCTGTTCCTGCTCAGTTTAGAGGCCAGAGTGTCCATGACTTGCTCATCCGCTCCTCTCCTAGTAGAAGAGactgtggggagggagaagcatgctgACACAGAGCCAGCTTTTCCTCTTGTCCTAAAAACAGCATGGAGATGAGTTTGATATTAGAAGGTTTGGGTTCTTGGAATCATGGGATAATTTAGTCTTCTCAACCCAAATTCAGCAATAGCCCATATTTTTCTAGAGATTTAAAAAGATggttatgaaaacaaaaatgggggcaaatCGGGTGACGTTTTTATTGGTAAGGAGTATAATTAGGTATAAAACCAACTGGGGATGATGACAGTAACAGGAACTAGAACTCCCAGCAGGGCCTGAGAACGGTGTGTACCACAGGGAATGGCCAAAGGAAAGAAAGGTGGGGTCATGAGAAGGGAGGGGTGTTGCTAACACTCCCCTCACAGGGCTCTCAGAAGGGACCAGTAGATGAAATGTGCAGCATAGCCAAACAGTCCTTAGCGGCCTGCCAGGGTTTCCCATTCGGTGTCTAAACCTGTATGGGTGCAGTGTGGCTTGGGATGGTCAGTCCAAGGGGGCTGTAGAGGGTGGGAGCCCCTGCTGAACCACAAAGGGCAGGAGAGCACAGAAGGGCTCTGCCAGCTGGACGGTGCAGAGCAGCGCCTCACAGAGTAACCGCCCCTccgcaccccctcctcccccgtcCACAGTGTGACACACTGCTGTCCAGACTGACAGAGTTGCAGGAAAAGTACAAGGCCAGCCAGAAGGAGATGGGGCAGCTGCAGATGGAGCAGTGCGAGCTCCTGGAGGATCAGAGGAGGATgcaggaggagcaggggcagCTGCAAGAAGAGCTGCACAGACTCACGTTCCCGCTACCCAAAGCTGGTCTCCTCCCTAAGGTAACCCCAGCCAGGGAACGGCTGCTAACTAGGGAGAAGCTGCTTTGAGAAGTTTCCGAGGTATGACTATACTTGGGAAAAAGAACAGGGGGGGGATCGAACCTTTTCTTTTCTGCATCAGCCCCTCCTTACTTTGTCACCGATCTCTTCAAACCAAAAAGTTCAATATAGCTGAttagggtttttaaattttaaaacacatagtATACTCTGGAATCTGTCCAGCATCTTCTCTAGATTTTTAGTCCCTCTGGAGAAAATATACTCTGAGAGAACTTTGTAAACTACAAAATACCTGCAAACTTATGAGATCATGGCTACTTACCTAGTGGGTCTCCATAGAAAGACCATTCCCCCGCCACACCGACCCTGTCCCAGATGGCTGTTCAGAGCCAACCCAGAGACTCCTAGGGGAAGGGTCCCCAGCAGGAAGGAGGCATGGGTCTTCCCACATAGCTACCACAGTTCCTGCCCGCTTCCTTCCCACTCCACCTCGCAGAGTCAGGAGCTACTTACAAAGTTACAAGACCTGTGTGAACTACAGCTGCTCTACCAAGGTATGCAGGATGAGCAGAAAAAACTGGTACAGAATCAAGAAAGTGTGCTCAAAGAACAGTCAGATCTGCATGAAGAGCTGCATCTTTTCAAAATGTCTCGTTTCCGGGACGTGTTGGAGAATCCCAGTGATTCCAAATCACCTAAGTCCTCCAAGTGTGGTCACAACAAGGTAACAGAACAAGAGGCAGGGAGACAGTTCTGGGGACAACAGCATGGTAGGGAAGAGGGCTCCATGGAAGGGTCAGAGTTAGGAAGGCCTGTCTGGCCAAGAGTAAGGATGAGACTAAGGCCCCCTTCTTCAGCCATGACCACCCACGGGCTCGTGAAAATGTGGCTTTAGCTATGGGCTGAGGATCTCAACCAGATACGTGCCCTGTTGAAGTGCTGTGAACACCGAGGACGGATCAGGGTGACCCCGGAATCTAATCACCTGATAATTTGATGCAGCCCCTTCAATATCATTTTTCCAGATTTGTAATAGCAACTTAGGGTTTGTCTGGATTCCTTGGGACTGACTCTGAGCATGTCATCCTTTTCTCATCAGCTGGTTGATAATTAAGCAGTACACTTTCAGTGATCAAAATCTATAACCTTTCGGTGTTCTACCTGAGACAAATCTGGGGCCATTCATTTCCAAGGGAAGAATTCCTAGCATGTGGCATTAATGGTACTGGCCACACTGTCTTCATTGGAACTTTGGTGGCAATAACAGCCAGGTCAAGAGGGTTAGACTAGAGAATCCATGCATCGCAAGCACCAGGAAGGGGTTATGCCTCTGAGGTCACACTGGTGGAGATTTCCTGATAAGTCTATTTGGGGTTGGGGAATGCATTTGGTCTGAGGTCTCAGGGTGGGCAAGGAAGAGCAGGTAGACAGTTTCAATTTAAGGCTAGCCCTATTCATTCAAATATTAGCCTGGATAGGGAGAACCAGGGAATTGCAGAAATCCAGACTGAGATTTGGTCAGATTCCAGAGGCATCAGATTTCAGCCTGGATTACACAGAGGCCAGGAACCAGGTAGAACTCTTTCCTTAACCGATCAGATCTCATCCTGGGCATTAGCAGCCAAGAAGCCAGGCCCAGAGGGCCTGGGAAACATGCCTAGAGGCCAGATTCAGAGTTGGGACAGGAGGTACAGGGACTTGTAGTGAGACCTTAATTCCAGGTCCACATCTTCTGAGGGAGGCATTCTTGTAGGCTCACATTAAGGGCCAGGGCTGATTTTagagttgggggcgggggaggggactgAGCGCCAAGGTCAGGGTAATGGGTATGTCCTGACCGAGAAGACGGTAGGGTAGGGAGCCAGAGTGTTCTCGATTATCACTCAGCTCTGCTGCAAGGAGAGAGGGATGTGCCAGAGTTTAGAAACCAGCCGAAATGGGAGCCTGGAAACCGCAGAATATCTGCCCTGGGTAGATTTTCCCCAACGAGCAAGTAACTGACATGCCAGTAGCTGCAGGCGGTTAAAGACCTAGGCTGTGGTGAGACTGGAGTGTAGGTGTGCAGGTCTCTGAAGTGTGCGCGCAGACATCTGCCCCGGGGGGTGCAGCGAGAAGGACGGCGGTGTCTAGAGTAATGGTAGTGTCTCCCCACCCACTCTCGGCAGTCCAAGTTGATCACCGCCCAGATGCAGGCTCTGCAGGTGCTCTACGAGGGCACGCAGACCGAGCAGGAGCTACTGCAGCAGGAGCAGGGCAGGCTCCTCGAGGAGCGGAAGAGGCTGCGGGCTGACCTGCAGCTCTGCCTGGAAGAAATGCAGCTGCTCCAGGTCCGGTCCCCTTCCAGCAGAATGAGCTTGGAGAAGAACTATGGCAGCATGGCCACTGGCAGCGAGAACTACCGCCGGAGTTACAGGAGCAGCCTCGATGACGGCGAGAGCTATCACAAGAGTTATGGTAGCACCCAGGCCAGCACCGAGAGCTTTCTCAAGAGCTATGACAGCAGCAGCAGTGCCCAGGAGAGAAGCGAGAGGAGCTACTGTGCcggcagcagcggcagcagcatcTATAAGAAGAGCTACGGCAGCAGCTCCAGCTCTGACACCTGTTACAAGAGTTACGGCAGCAGCACTAACGACGGACCTGCCGAGCCTGAAGACCTAGAGGTACAAGAGCCAGAGGAGAGGTCGGACAGGGAGGAAAGCCTCTTGTCTTACTAAGAGATAAGTCAGGGAAGGGTGCAAGAAGTGAGGTGGGCGGCAGAGTCAGAGCTGAGCTGGGTCACTGGAAATGAATGAGGCGCTCCGCCTGTCTAGTATGGAGATGCTCCCATCACAGTGATGGTGCTTTATGAGAAGAAACACAGAATTAGCCCCAGCGCAGCTCCAGAACCTTGCCGCCGTTGTTCTATACCCAGGATGGGGCCTAGCAAAGagagtggggtggagggcaggtcCTTCTCCGGGTGCGGTCATTACTCCTCCGCCCTCCGCAGCACTGTGAGGACGTGGTCGCCAAGGTGGTGATCAAGCTGCAGGGGGTGCAGGCTATGTACCAGCTCAGCCAGGAGGAACATGACTGGCTGCAAGACCGAATGAAAAAGCTGTTGGACAGGCAGAAAGAGCTGAAGGAAGAGCTGGTCGCCTGTGAAAAGGAATTCAAGGAGTGCATGGAAAGCCTTGAGAAGCCTGCTGCCTCCCCAAACGACAAGGACAAGAACGAGGTAACTGCTCTCTGGGCGGCAAGGTTTCTTCTAGGAGTCCCTAGAGCCAGAACAGGTCATAGGTCCCAGCCATTTCGgagaggctgaggaaggaggTCCGGGAGCTCACTGCTTGCTCTGCATAGTTGCCCCCTTCCTGGTCAGAGGAACAGAGCAGGGGCTGAACCCCAGGAAGCTGGGCACTCGGCCACAGCACTAGTGGACGGTCCTCAGGTGCTCACTGTGCTGAGATGTACTCATCATCAAGActctgaataatttttctttttttccttttaccacttccctcttttgctgtgtcccagagCACTTCTATAGAGTTGTATTTTTTCACCTTTCGTTATTTTTGGTGTACTTGTCTCTTCAACTAGATTGTAAGTACCTCGAGGGCAGAGCCTTGCGTCCTTTCGGATCCCTTATAATGCCAAGAAGGGTGCTCTGCATCCATGAGGGATGGGACAGAAGGCATTCTTCCTGCCCAAGAGTAGTCCACAGTCCAGCGGGACTCACTGTGAATGCGTGGGAGAGTTCAGACAACAGTCAGCCCGGGGACCTTGATTGCTTAGTATTGTTACCTACCAGGGAGACTGTGATGCCAGAAGTCAGGGAAGACAAAACCAGAAATTAGGGAGCAGGGTTGGAATTTGCCTCTGTTTCCAGGGTGAGGTTTGCAGGAGCCCAGGCACACTTTCAGGAGTGGACCACATGGTTCCTTAGGTAGTTGTGCCTCTTAGAGAAATAGCTTGGGCGAAGTAGGAGTTTCCATCAAAAAGACGTCCATAATAAAGCCCTGAGCTTCAGAAGGGGCAGCTCTATAGTTATTCCCCAGACGGGTCCCagtaaaaacataatttaaatcaTCCTTTTTTGATCCCATTAGGTGTAAATCATCAGGTACCTCATTTAGAAGCTATTTCTGAAACTGCTTTAGAGGCTCGTATCCTGCAGTTTAACGTTTCCTCTCTTGTCTACTCCCCCATGGGCCTTAGCAGGGCAAACTCTGAGGCAGTGACCCCTAGGCCGGGCTGTGGGTGACTGGCCGTTCaaaccccctgcccccccctGCAGATCAAAGAGCTGCAGGCCAAGCTGCGGGAGCTGCAGCTGCAGTACCAGGCGAGCATGGATGAGCAGGGGCGGCTTCTGGCCGTGCAGGAGCAGCTGGAGGGCCAGCTGCAGTGCTGCCAGGAAGAGCTCCGCCAGCTCAAGGAGAAGAAGTCCTCTGTTCCCAGAGAGACCAAAGGGAAAAGTGACAATGAGAATAGGAACAAAAATGCCAACggggttaaaaacaaaaaggtgacCAAACCAAGCCTGGACGGTTCTGAGGGCTGCTATGAGAACGAAAAGGTGAGTAATAACCTTAGTAGCCTGATAAGCAGAAAGGCAGAGGAGATCTTGGGAAgaaaaatcaccaccaccaccattccgGCCAGGTGAGGTATTTGTAGAGAAGCTTCTGGTCTCTCTGGTGTATTAGTTCCCTCTTGGTAGCAATTCCGTACTCCCTTTTCCTCTGGAGGTAAGGGGAGTGGAACACAGACCACTTATACCTGGGGACACAGCCCCAAAGGACCATAGCCCCTAGGATGGACGAGGGCTCCAATTAGCTCAGCCCAATCTCCTAGGGCCCCTTTTCTTCCTGGCTTATGTGCCCAAGAGAGGGACCAAATggatgaaaagaaagaatttattcGAAGCGGTGGCGGACTCCTAcgtgagaaggaggaggggaaaataGGAGTCGTAGCCGCCCTGCAGGGGTCGGAGGTGGCAGCTGAGGGGCAGAGCCCAAGATTCTAGCTCTGGTAGCTGTCCGAGATGGCCAACGGCCGGATGGCCGTGTGGGTCCAGAGAGGCTGCGTGTGACTGCCCTCCACACGACGCTCAGGGAGAGCCTCGGTGCCCAAGCGTGGTGCTGCCTGCGCACCGTGCCAGGCTGGGAAGCAGAGTGCGCTTGAGGGAGTCCGGCTTCATTGTGAAGGTAGGCCTCTTTGCGGTAACCGGAGCCCCCGTCCTGCCCTGCCTCCGCCCACAGAGTCTGGAGGTGGTGCTGTACTACAAGGCCAGCCACACGGATTTAGGTGGTCTAATAcaagaggaagtggaggaggaagaggaggaaatcaaAAAGGACTGGAAGCAGGACTCCTGCAATGAACTGGTTTCTGTGCCATCAGAGCCTGCAGAGATTAAGTCTGCAGAAGCTGAGCAGGGGTGTTACGAAGAGTCCCAAGAGCAGGAGGGCAAGGAAGACGACGACAAAGATGAGAGCGCCAAGGACACTTGCCCTGAAGCTTCAGAGGGAAGCAACCCCCTCAAGCTTTCTGAGAGCAAAAAGGTAACCGCAGTCGAAGGCTGGACCGAGTGGGAAGTGGGCTCTGGGGCTCAGGTGCCCTGGTGTGGCGGGGTGACCCAGCCTGAGGATGGACTTCTGCAGGAGTGTATAGGCCAGCCAGCCCTGAGGCCTAGCGTTCGGGGAGAGTGGAGATGGAGCCGGTAGTGGTGGAAGTGGGCTCTCCGCGGGAAATGGCGGGCTGGAACCACTTTGCTGTGGACCTACCTGTGTCTCAAAGATCACCTTTTCTGGGAACCAGGGTGGGGCCGTTGCAGTCCTGCCTGTTTCACCTCTGTGGCAGCCCTTGCTCCTTACATCAGGAGGTCTTCCCCCTTCACCTAGCACTGCACTGAGGACGTGGATGGTGTGAGGCCTGCTTCAGGCTATTTGCCAGCCTGTGTTAGTCTCTCAGTCCTGCCTCCTCGAGGTGCCCTGTTAGGTTGacctttgttgttgctgttaggGGTGTTCGGGGGGCAGGTGTGGCTTTCGGGTTCTGCGTGTTACAGGGcatgaggggaggggctgggggtggtcaGAAGTAATAGAATATTTTAGTCCGCACACAGCAGGGGCGTGGGCCAGTCTGGGGAGAGCAACCAGAGTCCTAACCCTTTAGTTGCTAGATCTTGAGAGGTTGGGATGGGAGTATCCTGGGTAACGTACCAACCATACAaaagtatttctgtattttaactaactggTACATCTGCACAGGTATGTACCAGCTGAATTCCTGCGCTAGTTGAGGTTAACTGGGGGCTCTGATTTCCTGAAGAGTGAGTACTTCCTGAATAAGTCCTCGGTTTATGGTACaggctctttctgtctttctaaaCACCAGGGAAGAAAATAAGTCTCTTGTGGTGGGATGTCCCAGTCAGCTCTAAGGCTCTCTGGACTTTTCCGGCAGCTCGGTCTGCAGCAGTGGCTAGGGATCTAGCATGCAGTTCTCTGTTAACCTTGTGGCAGAGGACCGTTACTTAGGATGTAAAAAAGTAGGAGCCACCGCAGCCTTTTCCCCAGTGCTCTGTTTCTTCGAATTCATCATACTCCACCGCATGCTCGTTCAGAGCCTCCTCGATTTCCTTGCCTTGGGTGCCAACATCTCTAAACGCCAGACCGGATCCTTGTACTTCGAAGTTGAGCGCGTTCCTTGTG
This region includes:
- the CCDC136 gene encoding coiled-coil domain-containing protein 136 isoform X2; this translates as MEAGAGAGAGAAGWSCPGPGPTVTTLGSYEASEGCERKKGQRWGSLERRGMQAMEGEVLLPALYEEEEEEEEEEVEEEEEQVQKGGSVSSLSVSKHRGLSLTETELEELRAQVLQLVAELEETRELAGQHEDDSLELQGLLEDERLASAQQAEVFTKQIQQLQGELRSLREEMSLLEREKESELKEIEQELHLAQTEIQNLRQAAEDSATEHESDIASLQEDLCRMQNELDDMERIRGEYEMEITSLRAEMEMKSSDPSNSLNPSDYSEMQEELQQLRERCRFLNEEYQALRESNSSLTGQLADLESERTRRATEKWLESQMLKDMMSSESQTSEMDFLEPDPETQLLRQQLLGAEEQMHDMQNKCKELCCELQELQHHRQTSEEEQRRLQRELKCAQNEVLRFQTSHNVTQNEELKTRLCALQQKYDASQDEQNELLKVQLQLQSELRQLKVLKSTVVESPNEKELLCRLQKLQLQYQHITCEKDKLLEVQQQLCGDLRYHEAEVQRLKDIVASFQESSEKNAEMHAQLQEMKRLYQTSKEELERRKYMYDQLEQDLLLCQQELKELKTTKPIPEEKGKCANKCDTLLSRLTELQEKYKASQKEMGQLQMEQCELLEDQRRMQEEQGQLQEELHRLTFPLPKAGLLPKSQELLTKLQDLCELQLLYQGMQDEQKKLVQNQESVLKEQSDLHEELHLFKMSRFRDVLENPSDSKSPKSSKCGHNKSKLITAQMQALQVLYEGTQTEQELLQQEQGRLLEERKRLRADLQLCLEEMQLLQVRSPSSRMSLEKNYGSMATGSENYRRSYRSSLDDGESYHKSYGSTQASTESFLKSYDSSSSAQERSERSYCAGSSGSSIYKKSYGSSSSSDTCYKSYGSSTNDGPAEPEDLEHCEDVVAKVVIKLQGVQAMYQLSQEEHDWLQDRMKKLLDRQKELKEELVACEKEFKECMESLEKPAASPNDKDKNEIKELQAKLRELQLQYQASMDEQGRLLAVQEQLEGQLQCCQEELRQLKEKKSSVPRETKGKSDNENRNKNANGVKNKKVTKPSLDGSEGCYENEKSLEVVLYYKASHTDLGGLIQEEVEEEEEEIKKDWKQDSCNELVSVPSEPAEIKSAEAEQGCYEESQEQEGKEDDDKDESAKDTCPEASEGSNPLKLSESKKPSPAPEPPIFSLPLVALVVISALLWCWWAETSS
- the CCDC136 gene encoding coiled-coil domain-containing protein 136 isoform X1 encodes the protein MEAGAGAGAGAAGWSCPGPGPTVTTLGSYEASEGCERKKGQRWGSLERRGMQAMEGEVLLPALYEEEEEEEEEEVEEEEEQVQKGGSVSSLSVSKHRGLSLTETELEELRAQVLQLVAELEETRELAGQHEDDSLELQGLLEDERLASAQQAEVFTKQIQQLQGELRSLREEMSLLEREKESELKEIEQELHLAQTEIQNLRQAAEDSATEHESDIASLQEDLCRMQNELDDMERIRGEYEMEITSLRAEMEMKSSDPSNSLNPSDYSEMQEELQQLRERCRFLNEEYQALRESNSSLTGQLADLESERTRRATEKWLESQMLKDMMSSESQTSEMDFLEPDPETQLLRQQLLGAEEQMHDMQNKCKELCCELQELQHHRQTSEEEQRRLQRELKCAQNEVLRFQTSHNVTQNEELKTRLCALQQKYDASQDEQNELLKVQLQLQSELRQLKVLKSTVVESPNEKELLCRLQKLQLQYQHITCEKDKLLEVQQQLCGDLRYHEAEVQRLKDIVASFQESSEKNAEMHAQLQEMKRLYQTSKEELERRKYMYDQLEQDLLLCQQELKELKTTKPIPEEKGKCANKCDTLLSRLTELQEKYKASQKEMGQLQMEQCELLEDQRRMQEEQGQLQEELHRLTFPLPKAGLLPKSQELLTKLQDLCELQLLYQGMQDEQKKLVQNQESVLKEQSDLHEELHLFKMSRFRDVLENPSDSKSPKSSKCGHNKSKLITAQMQALQVLYEGTQTEQELLQQEQGRLLEERKRLRADLQLCLEEMQLLQVRSPSSRMSLEKNYGSMATGSENYRRSYRSSLDDGESYHKSYGSTQASTESFLKSYDSSSSAQERSERSYCAGSSGSSIYKKSYGSSSSSDTCYKSYGSSTNDGPAEPEDLEHCEDVVAKVVIKLQGVQAMYQLSQEEHDWLQDRMKKLLDRQKELKEELVACEKEFKECMESLEKPAASPNDKDKNEIKELQAKLRELQLQYQASMDEQGRLLAVQEQLEGQLQCCQEELRQLKEKKSSVPRETKGKSDNENRNKNANGVKNKKVTKPSLDGSEGCYENEKSLEVVLYYKASHTDLGGLIQEEVEEEEEEIKKDWKQDSCNELVSVPSEPAEIKSAEAEQGCYEESQEQEGKEDDDKDESAKDTCPEASEGSNPLKLSESKKNMFGMWKPMVFLAIAAVALYVLPNMRPQESEFCLME